The sequence cctgatttggattttctcttccggggtactgcttCCCTTTCATGTCTTCTCCTTTGTGCTgcatcttgttctgcaaaattgTCAAAAAAAGTTTtagaaatttaatttaaattaaattcacaTCATTACTTTTATAGACAATTATACATACCTCGTGGCTGGAAGGTGGATGGATCAAGGGTTtccactgtcccttccactccttccacaagatcagcactgAGAATTTGCTGCATCTTCTTCTCCCAAGGCTTAAATTTTAGGCGCAGTGGCTTGTCACCACCGGTTCCCCTGGAATGACGGGCAACGGCTGCCATCTTCGCCTTCGTGGTGCGCTTGCAGTCCCGAAAGCGTTTCTGGCAAACCTCGATTGATCTGACTCGAACACCTACTGCGGACACAGCAGAGGCAATCTGGGCCCAAATCTTCTGCTTATGCTTGAAGGACGCCTTTAGCGATTGGGCACCCTTCAGTGTCTCGTAATGTTGCAGTACCCCAGCGACAAGGACTTCATTCTCCTCAAGTGTGAAGCGCCGGGATCGTGTTACAGATGGTCCTTCTTCGTCATCAGATCCACTCTCTGTAAGATGTTGCTGCTGGGTGCTTGTGCTGGCTTGCACGATGCTCACAAACTGCTGccgccttctttcttcttgccgCTCCTCAGGTCTGTCTCTCCATTCCTCTCCACTGCTGACAATTTCTTCTTGGGTTCCCTGtggagtagaagaagaagaatcCCTACGCTCCCTATACATGGCTACTCTAATAAATTTTACttgctaaaacaaataaaaactattgactATTTAACAACACTTGCCTAAGGTTACACTAGTATGTTATAAATATACTACTACTATAATACACTAgtaataacaattaattaaaTTACACAAGTActtgactaaaaaaaaatatgcagttgtatttaaaataaattataatttttaagGGACCGAACTAGGTTCAATACAATCTATGTAAACTACAAAAAAGGAAATGCTAACTAATTCAATTTATTCAAGAAAAACAGGACAATAATGCAAATGTGgaaatacaggaaaaaaataatctaacaataaaaatatatgcaattgtatttaaaataaattataatataatttttaaaggaccAAACTAGGTTCAATACAATCTATGTAAACTACAATTAAGTAAATGCTAACTAATTTATCCCAAAAAATCAGGACAATAC is a genomic window of Mixophyes fleayi isolate aMixFle1 chromosome 2, aMixFle1.hap1, whole genome shotgun sequence containing:
- the LOC142139900 gene encoding uncharacterized protein LOC142139900, whose protein sequence is MYRERRDSSSSTPQGTQEEIVSSGEEWRDRPEERQEERRRQQFVSIVQASTSTQQQHLTESGSDDEEGPSVTRSRRFTLEENEVLVAGVLQHYETLKGAQSLKASFKHKQKIWAQIASAVSAVGVRVRSIEVCQKRFRDCKRTTKAKMAAVARHSRGTGGDKPLRLKFKPWEKKMQQILSADLVEGVEGTVETLDPSTFQPREQDAAQRRRHEREAVPRKRKSKSGDLGYSQGHKGQRSVEGEGVTLLMPSQVAVEVARTASNQAHKRRRVTEEDVSEPVADV